From the Aquitalea magnusonii genome, one window contains:
- a CDS encoding ABC transporter permease, whose amino-acid sequence MLNPTMSPIEKVWHYVLRITSGLTLLFLILPVLVIIPLSFNEGSFLVYPLTGFSFRWYQDLFSAPEWIRSLQNSMIVAPAATVLAMVLGTLASIGLTRGEFRGKGIIMFLLISPMVVPVVIVGVASYLFFAPLGMDNSYTTLILEHAALGVPFVIITVTATLQGYNHNLTRAAANLGASPITTFFRITLPLIAPGVISGALFAFATSFDEVVVTLFLAGPEQATLPRQMFSGIRENLSPTIAAAATLLIGFSILLLLTLEWLRGRSERLRTS is encoded by the coding sequence ATGCTGAACCCGACCATGTCGCCCATCGAAAAGGTGTGGCACTACGTTCTGCGCATTACCAGCGGCCTGACCCTGCTGTTCCTGATCCTGCCGGTGCTGGTGATCATTCCGCTGTCCTTCAACGAAGGCTCTTTCCTGGTATACCCGCTGACCGGCTTTTCTTTCCGCTGGTATCAGGACCTGTTCAGCGCACCGGAGTGGATCCGCTCCTTGCAGAACAGCATGATCGTGGCCCCGGCCGCCACCGTGCTGGCCATGGTGCTGGGCACCCTGGCTTCCATCGGCCTCACCCGCGGCGAATTCCGTGGCAAGGGCATCATCATGTTCCTGCTGATTTCGCCGATGGTGGTGCCGGTGGTGATTGTCGGCGTGGCCAGCTACCTGTTCTTTGCCCCGCTGGGCATGGACAACAGCTATACCACGCTGATTCTGGAACATGCCGCGCTGGGCGTACCCTTTGTCATCATCACCGTGACCGCCACCCTGCAGGGCTATAACCACAACCTGACCCGTGCGGCGGCCAACCTGGGTGCCTCGCCCATCACCACCTTCTTCCGCATCACCCTGCCGCTGATTGCGCCGGGGGTGATTTCGGGTGCGCTGTTTGCCTTTGCCACTTCCTTCGATGAAGTGGTGGTAACGCTGTTCCTGGCCGGGCCGGAACAAGCCACCCTGCCGCGCCAGATGTTCAGTGGTATCCGCGAAAACCTCAGCCCCACCATTGCGGCGGCGGCCACCCTGCTGATCGGCTTCTCCATCCTGCTGCTGTTGACGCTGGAATGGTTGCGCGGCCGCAGCGAGCGACTGCGTACGAGCTGA
- a CDS encoding FecR domain-containing protein yields the protein MRIIPFVCTILLFNSAHAASGIDSARWEYLVKPGDSLWTFADQHLSSAAYVPRLQKLNRIADPYRLTPGSRIKVPYAWVRQQPSSAQIEEFSGEVSAHDAAGKPMPISKDIRYPKGVQFQTGNDAMLKLRFADGSTLLLNANTTAQLQNEIYYPSTGSARTEIKLDKGNTGSAVIPNILMPGRYQIRTPSAVTTVRGTEFRVSAETADSTATEVLRGKVNVNASKQGQVDVPAGFGAMASANAKLGQPQALPAAPDLSSLPTASSFNPPLLHWQADQQAVAYRVSVRGPGEHGKQIAERTVQQAQLYAALPENGEYRLSARARNATGLEGYDSSRSFTLQAYPQPPLLQAGDGVQEIRGKSFSLRLNASPTQPLQWQLSRTADFASISLQRTLTEADSTIELPDKGAWFWRVARLDAKGQPGPYSDTQAIQVRGLFSALKPAVPSLLARRYPVAGARYTLTLSDQADMKTIRYRDSRAQPVWPLAQLPQGRYFARLEVSGEHGYQAIEAFEEVQLR from the coding sequence ATGAGAATAATCCCATTTGTATGCACTATTTTACTGTTTAACTCGGCACATGCTGCCTCAGGCATTGACAGCGCCCGCTGGGAATACCTGGTCAAACCCGGCGACTCGCTGTGGACCTTTGCCGACCAGCATCTGTCCTCCGCCGCCTATGTACCACGCCTGCAAAAGCTCAATCGCATTGCCGATCCCTACCGCCTGACGCCGGGCAGCCGCATCAAGGTGCCCTACGCCTGGGTAAGACAGCAGCCTTCCAGCGCCCAGATCGAGGAATTCTCCGGCGAGGTCAGCGCCCATGATGCGGCCGGCAAGCCCATGCCCATCAGCAAGGACATCCGCTACCCCAAAGGGGTGCAATTCCAGACCGGCAACGATGCCATGCTCAAGCTGCGCTTTGCCGATGGCTCCACCCTGCTGCTGAATGCCAATACCACGGCACAGCTGCAAAACGAGATTTACTACCCCAGCACAGGCTCGGCCAGAACCGAAATCAAGCTGGACAAGGGCAATACCGGCAGCGCGGTGATTCCCAACATCCTGATGCCGGGCCGCTACCAGATCCGCACCCCGTCAGCCGTCACCACGGTGCGCGGCACCGAATTCCGCGTCAGTGCCGAAACAGCAGACAGCACAGCCACCGAGGTGCTGCGCGGCAAGGTGAATGTCAATGCCAGCAAGCAAGGACAGGTGGACGTTCCGGCCGGCTTTGGTGCCATGGCCTCCGCCAATGCCAAACTCGGCCAACCGCAAGCCCTGCCGGCAGCGCCGGACCTGAGCAGCCTGCCAACGGCCAGCAGCTTCAACCCGCCCTTGCTGCACTGGCAAGCCGATCAGCAAGCCGTGGCTTACCGGGTGAGCGTGCGCGGCCCGGGTGAACACGGCAAGCAAATTGCCGAACGTACGGTGCAACAAGCACAGCTCTATGCCGCTCTGCCGGAAAACGGCGAATACCGGCTATCGGCACGCGCGCGCAATGCCACCGGCCTGGAAGGCTACGACAGCAGCCGCAGCTTCACGCTGCAAGCCTATCCGCAACCACCCTTGCTGCAAGCTGGCGACGGCGTGCAGGAAATCCGTGGCAAGTCGTTTTCCCTGCGGCTGAATGCCAGTCCGACACAGCCACTGCAATGGCAACTGTCGCGCACGGCGGACTTTGCCAGCATCAGCCTGCAACGCACGCTGACCGAAGCAGACAGCACCATTGAGCTACCCGACAAGGGCGCATGGTTCTGGCGTGTGGCACGTCTGGATGCCAAGGGCCAGCCCGGCCCCTACAGCGATACCCAGGCCATCCAGGTACGTGGGCTGTTTTCCGCACTCAAACCCGCGGTACCATCGCTGCTGGCGCGGCGCTACCCGGTGGCAGGCGCGCGTTACACGCTAACCCTGTCCGACCAGGCCGACATGAAAACCATCCGCTACCGCGACAGCAGGGCTCAGCCGGTATGGCCGCTGGCACAACTGCCGCAAGGCCGGTATTTTGCCCGCCTGGAAGTCAGTGGTGAGCATGGCTATCAGGCCATTGAAGCCTTCGAAGAAGTCCAACTACGCTAA
- a CDS encoding CHASE2 domain-containing protein, which yields MPADTSRPLSGNARLWQLLPLLAGLLGLLLTLTGPLQRLDNWFYDAALSWHRLDKSADDPIVIEVDNRSLAELGRWPWPRELHARLLDQLRYARAVGLDIALAESTLSNDKPDQALAAAMRRNGKVVSPVFPESNGQELTETRPLPLFEAASNRLGHTDFERDKDGVVRRTYLYAGLGSPDHPGFARAILDVAQGKPAAPPVPVFHGHNEPWVRADEVMVPFATGKPPFERLSYIDALSGVDKEYFRNRIVLIGVTAAGLGDMHGTPISGNSIGMPGVIINAYLLRGLQDGKLPRPLGLQGQALLTLLLIALLDYSLAPRGQQRNALLVYAAAAALVAAGSILLLGLGRLWFAPVCSMLMLLLCGFARFISRQASLQTLATTDGLTQLANRRHFDEVFLPCIERHRHSHQPLAFILLDIDHFKLYNDQYGHYAGDVVLKRVAHVLQDAFKHKGALPARLGGEEFGVLLPGTGMQDAVDAAEVFRQRLEDLDLPHDGSPLQKVTCSIGVAARIPQPDDTAQSIYEAADGALYIAKRSGRNVVSPASS from the coding sequence ATGCCAGCAGACACATCCAGACCCTTATCCGGCAATGCCAGGCTATGGCAGTTGCTGCCGCTGCTTGCCGGGCTTCTTGGCCTGCTACTGACACTGACCGGGCCGCTGCAGCGGCTGGATAACTGGTTTTACGATGCGGCACTAAGCTGGCACCGACTGGACAAGTCGGCTGATGACCCCATCGTGATCGAAGTGGATAACCGCAGCCTGGCAGAGCTGGGCCGTTGGCCCTGGCCCCGCGAGCTGCACGCCCGGTTGCTGGATCAACTGCGCTATGCGCGTGCGGTTGGGCTGGACATTGCCCTGGCAGAGAGCACGCTGAGCAATGACAAGCCCGATCAGGCTCTGGCCGCCGCCATGCGTCGCAATGGCAAGGTGGTCAGCCCGGTGTTTCCGGAAAGCAATGGCCAGGAACTGACCGAAACCCGGCCATTGCCACTGTTCGAGGCCGCCTCGAACCGGCTGGGCCACACCGATTTCGAACGCGACAAGGATGGCGTGGTGCGCCGTACCTATTTGTACGCCGGACTGGGCAGCCCGGACCATCCCGGTTTCGCCCGTGCAATACTGGATGTGGCGCAGGGCAAACCAGCCGCACCACCGGTCCCGGTTTTCCACGGCCACAACGAACCATGGGTACGCGCCGACGAGGTGATGGTTCCGTTTGCCACCGGGAAACCGCCCTTTGAGCGGCTGTCCTATATCGACGCGCTGTCCGGTGTCGACAAGGAATACTTCCGCAACCGCATTGTGCTGATTGGCGTTACCGCCGCCGGCCTTGGCGACATGCACGGCACCCCGATTTCCGGCAATTCCATCGGCATGCCCGGCGTCATCATCAATGCCTATCTGCTGCGCGGGCTGCAAGATGGCAAGCTGCCCCGCCCCCTCGGCCTGCAAGGCCAGGCCCTGCTCACGCTACTGCTGATCGCGCTGCTGGACTACAGCCTTGCACCGCGCGGCCAGCAGCGCAATGCATTGCTGGTTTATGCCGCCGCCGCCGCACTGGTGGCAGCAGGCAGCATACTGCTACTTGGACTGGGCCGGCTCTGGTTTGCCCCGGTCTGCAGCATGCTGATGCTGCTGCTGTGCGGCTTTGCCCGCTTTATCTCACGTCAGGCCAGCCTGCAAACCCTGGCCACCACCGATGGTCTGACCCAGTTGGCCAACCGCCGCCATTTTGACGAAGTATTTCTGCCCTGCATCGAACGCCATCGCCACAGCCACCAGCCGCTGGCCTTTATTCTGCTGGATATCGATCACTTCAAGCTCTACAACGACCAGTACGGTCATTACGCTGGCGATGTGGTGCTCAAACGGGTGGCCCATGTGCTGCAGGACGCCTTCAAGCACAAAGGCGCGCTGCCGGCCCGGCTGGGCGGGGAAGAATTCGGGGTTCTGCTGCCGGGAACCGGCATGCAGGATGCCGTGGATGCCGCCGAAGTCTTCCGCCAACGCCTGGAAGACCTGGACTTGCCGCACGATGGCAGCCCCTTGCAAAAAGTAACCTGCAGCATTGGCGTGGCCGCCCGCATTCCACAGCCAGACGATACCGCCCAAAGCATCTATGAAGCAGCCGATGGCGCGCTATACATTGCCAAGCGCTCAGGGCGCAATGTGGTCAGCCCGGCATCCAGCTGA
- a CDS encoding 2Fe-2S iron-sulfur cluster-binding protein, with the protein MPLLRFVDGEGQLLAEVAANAGEVLLDVARLADVPLHWRCGQGTCGTCKVRIRHDGPAQPVMPSRKERNVLLRAGLIDPAQAGAESWPDISSGWRLACHLPVGEQDWQVLCPQD; encoded by the coding sequence ATGCCGCTGCTGCGTTTTGTGGATGGTGAGGGCCAATTGCTGGCCGAGGTGGCGGCCAATGCCGGTGAGGTGCTGCTGGATGTGGCCCGCCTGGCCGATGTCCCCTTGCACTGGCGTTGTGGGCAGGGTACCTGCGGCACCTGCAAGGTCCGCATCCGCCATGACGGCCCGGCACAGCCGGTGATGCCAAGTCGTAAGGAGCGCAATGTGTTGCTGCGCGCCGGTCTGATCGACCCGGCCCAGGCGGGGGCGGAAAGCTGGCCGGACATCTCCAGTGGCTGGCGGCTGGCCTGCCATCTGCCGGTGGGAGAGCAGGACTGGCAGGTGCTCTGCCCGCAGGACTGA
- the glp gene encoding gephyrin-like molybdotransferase Glp, protein MLTVDQARDWLLQRAQPVRTSETLPLLQALGRILAEPVLAGVDVPPQDNSAMDGYALRCADGSGPLPVSQRIPAGTQPQPLQAGTAARIFTGAPIPAGADAVVMQEMAVLQADGQVLFSQAVKPGQNIRRAGEDILRGATVLSAGQLLTAADLGLAASIGVATLTVYRPLRVAVFFTGDELTEPGQPLAAGHIYNSNRYWLVPELMRLGCEVTDLGIVPDSLSRTREILQDAAGLADVIMTCGGVSVGEEDHVKAAVEAEGSLDLWKIAIKPGKPLASGKVGQAGFIGLPGNPVSGFVTYQVLVKPYLQRCAGLQQDDTQPVAHYPAGFAWERPDTRREEFLRVKLVQQDGRWQLQRYPNQGSGVLTSCAWADGLVRLAPGQQVSPGDMLALIAFAD, encoded by the coding sequence ATGCTCACCGTTGATCAAGCCCGCGACTGGCTGTTGCAGCGTGCCCAGCCTGTTCGTACCAGCGAAACCCTGCCCCTGCTGCAGGCGCTGGGCCGTATTCTGGCCGAGCCGGTACTGGCCGGCGTTGATGTGCCGCCGCAGGATAACAGCGCCATGGACGGCTATGCCTTGCGCTGCGCCGATGGCAGCGGCCCCTTGCCAGTGTCACAGCGTATTCCGGCCGGCACCCAGCCGCAGCCTTTGCAAGCCGGTACGGCGGCGCGCATTTTCACGGGTGCGCCCATTCCTGCCGGTGCCGATGCGGTGGTCATGCAGGAGATGGCTGTGCTGCAGGCTGATGGCCAGGTGCTGTTCAGCCAGGCGGTGAAGCCGGGCCAGAATATCCGTCGCGCCGGCGAGGATATCCTGCGCGGAGCCACCGTGCTGTCCGCCGGGCAGTTGCTGACGGCGGCGGACCTGGGGCTGGCTGCGTCCATCGGTGTGGCAACGTTGACAGTCTATCGTCCGCTGCGGGTAGCGGTGTTCTTTACCGGTGACGAACTGACCGAGCCGGGGCAGCCGCTGGCAGCCGGTCATATTTACAACTCCAACCGTTACTGGCTGGTGCCCGAATTGATGCGCCTGGGCTGCGAGGTGACTGATCTTGGCATTGTGCCGGATTCGCTCAGCCGTACTCGGGAAATCCTGCAGGATGCCGCCGGGCTGGCCGATGTCATCATGACTTGCGGCGGGGTGTCGGTTGGCGAGGAAGATCACGTCAAGGCGGCGGTGGAGGCCGAGGGCAGTCTGGATCTGTGGAAGATTGCCATCAAGCCGGGCAAACCCTTGGCCAGCGGCAAGGTGGGTCAGGCCGGTTTCATCGGCTTGCCGGGCAATCCGGTTTCCGGTTTTGTTACCTACCAGGTACTGGTCAAACCCTATCTGCAGCGCTGCGCCGGTTTGCAGCAAGACGACACGCAGCCGGTGGCGCACTATCCGGCCGGCTTTGCCTGGGAGCGCCCGGACACCCGGCGCGAGGAATTCCTGCGGGTGAAGCTGGTGCAGCAGGATGGCCGGTGGCAATTGCAGCGCTATCCCAATCAGGGCTCCGGCGTGCTGACATCCTGTGCTTGGGCCGATGGCCTGGTGCGTCTGGCGCCAGGGCAGCAAGTGAGTCCGGGCGATATGCTGGCCTTGATTGCTTTTGCAGATTAA
- the mobB gene encoding molybdopterin-guanine dinucleotide biosynthesis protein B, with the protein MPANPFLSDVAIMYVLGVAGYSGSGKTTLLEKVIPLLCAAGIDVAVIKHTHHDVDWDQPGKDSWRHREAGARQVLLAGARRRLLVQTMPHGNDAPLAEHVAALRPCDLVLAEGFKHEPVPRLEVYDPALGHAPLCLQDPAVLALVSDAAIPTDLPRFRRDDAAGVARFILALLETRQDAHR; encoded by the coding sequence ATGCCGGCCAACCCCTTTTTATCGGATGTCGCCATCATGTATGTGCTGGGTGTTGCCGGTTATTCCGGCAGTGGCAAGACCACCTTGCTGGAAAAGGTCATTCCCTTGTTGTGCGCGGCAGGCATCGATGTTGCCGTGATCAAGCATACCCACCACGATGTGGACTGGGACCAGCCCGGCAAGGATAGCTGGCGTCACCGCGAGGCGGGTGCGCGCCAGGTATTGCTGGCCGGAGCCCGCCGTCGCCTGTTGGTGCAAACCATGCCGCATGGCAACGATGCACCGCTGGCTGAGCATGTGGCAGCCTTGCGTCCCTGCGACCTGGTGCTGGCTGAAGGCTTCAAGCACGAGCCGGTACCGCGGCTGGAAGTGTATGATCCGGCCCTGGGCCACGCGCCCTTGTGCCTGCAGGATCCTGCCGTGCTGGCCCTGGTGAGCGATGCCGCGATCCCTACCGATTTGCCCCGCTTCCGGCGTGATGATGCTGCCGGTGTGGCCCGTTTCATTCTTGCCCTTCTGGAAACCCGTCAAGATGCTCACCGTTGA
- a CDS encoding succinylglutamate desuccinylase/aspartoacylase family protein — MRTETHPLLSSSLGTQRSITSFHFGPTGGSGGWPRKVYIQASLHAGEIPGMLVAHLLRQQFADLEARGLLQAEIVLVPVANPIGLAQQLHYQPQGRFDLETGENFNRLYSEPSAQIIPQLAQQLSADVDANRSIIRQALRSVIASQAVNSELQSLRQTLHLLAVDADLVLDLHCDFAGPVHIYAHSEHWPLVEDLAAHLQCATSLLADEYGVMPFDEAIFLPWARIRAALPQFPVPFDSVAVTVELRGEGDVNYTLAGQDSQAIVRYLTGRGVIAAATPVAVPPLPHPATPLQGSQTLIAPHAGVIVMRAELGSVVQLGDAIADVIDPISGSTTTLCAGTDGVFYVFARHPYVTRGATVAKIAGAAPLSKKNLLGA; from the coding sequence ATGCGTACCGAAACCCACCCGCTGCTATCGTCCAGTCTGGGCACCCAGCGCAGCATTACCAGTTTTCATTTTGGTCCGACGGGCGGCAGCGGCGGGTGGCCGCGCAAGGTGTATATCCAGGCCAGCCTGCACGCGGGTGAAATCCCCGGCATGCTGGTGGCCCACCTGCTGCGCCAGCAGTTTGCCGACCTGGAAGCGCGCGGGCTGCTGCAGGCGGAAATCGTGCTGGTGCCGGTGGCCAACCCCATCGGCCTTGCCCAGCAACTGCACTATCAGCCGCAGGGACGGTTTGATCTGGAAACCGGTGAAAATTTCAACCGCCTGTACAGTGAGCCCTCGGCGCAGATCATTCCCCAACTGGCACAACAACTGAGCGCGGATGTGGATGCCAACCGCAGCATCATCCGCCAGGCGCTGCGCAGCGTGATTGCTTCCCAGGCTGTCAACAGCGAGCTGCAAAGCCTGCGCCAGACCCTGCACCTGCTGGCAGTGGATGCGGATCTGGTATTGGACCTGCACTGCGATTTTGCCGGGCCGGTACATATTTACGCGCACAGCGAACACTGGCCGCTGGTGGAAGACCTGGCCGCGCACCTGCAGTGCGCTACCTCGCTGCTGGCTGACGAATATGGTGTGATGCCGTTTGACGAGGCTATCTTCCTGCCCTGGGCCAGAATCCGCGCCGCCTTGCCGCAGTTTCCCGTGCCGTTCGACAGCGTGGCCGTCACCGTGGAGTTACGCGGCGAGGGCGATGTCAATTACACCCTGGCCGGCCAAGACAGCCAGGCCATTGTGCGTTATCTGACCGGGCGTGGTGTGATAGCGGCTGCCACACCCGTGGCCGTGCCGCCGCTGCCTCACCCCGCAACGCCGCTGCAGGGTTCGCAGACGCTGATTGCACCGCATGCCGGGGTGATCGTGATGCGGGCCGAGCTGGGCAGCGTGGTGCAGCTTGGCGATGCCATTGCGGATGTGATTGATCCCATCAGCGGCAGCACCACCACCTTGTGCGCCGGCACCGATGGCGTGTTCTATGTTTTCGCCCGCCATCCCTATGTCACCCGTGGCGCTACCGTTGCCAAGATTGCCGGTGCCGCACCATTGAGCAAGAAAAACCTGCTGGGGGCCTGA
- a CDS encoding DNA-deoxyinosine glycosylase produces MSDSAKSCFPAVVNPQTRLLILGSLPGDASLQAAQYYAHPRNQFWRLLGEVLGLDLPAMPYLQRLSAMQAQGVGLWDVVAEAQRRGSLDTAIRAASANDLTALCHGLPRLQAVAFNGATAAGIGRRQLAGLAGRLQLFNLPSSSPAHTMAYASKLAQWLPLREALHRP; encoded by the coding sequence ATGAGCGATAGTGCCAAATCCTGCTTTCCTGCGGTGGTGAACCCGCAAACCCGCTTGCTGATTCTGGGCTCCTTGCCCGGCGATGCCTCGCTGCAAGCGGCGCAGTACTATGCCCACCCGCGTAATCAGTTCTGGCGCTTGCTGGGCGAGGTGCTGGGGCTGGATCTGCCCGCCATGCCTTATCTGCAGCGCTTGTCGGCCATGCAGGCACAGGGCGTCGGCTTGTGGGATGTGGTGGCAGAGGCGCAGCGCCGCGGCAGTCTGGACACCGCCATCCGCGCCGCCAGCGCCAATGACCTGACGGCACTGTGCCATGGCCTGCCCAGGCTGCAGGCGGTTGCCTTCAATGGTGCCACGGCTGCCGGCATCGGTCGCCGCCAACTGGCCGGCCTGGCCGGGCGGCTGCAGTTGTTCAATCTGCCTTCTTCCAGCCCGGCCCATACCATGGCCTATGCCAGCAAGCTGGCGCAGTGGCTGCCGCTGCGCGAAGCATTGCACCGGCCCTGA
- the rnhB gene encoding ribonuclease HII: MSELLIAGVDEAGRGPLAGAVFAAAVILDPARPIAGLADSKVLSESRRDALAILIKRDALAWCIASASVEEIDKINILQATMLAMSRAVAGLAVRPGKVLIDGNRVPKQIALPAEAIVKGDAKVQAISAASILAKTARDAELVALDAQYPQYGFARHKGYPTAEHLAALEQYGALAEHRKSFGPVKAWLARQQGQLF, from the coding sequence ATGAGCGAGCTGCTGATTGCCGGCGTGGACGAGGCCGGACGCGGCCCGCTGGCCGGTGCCGTGTTTGCCGCCGCGGTGATTCTGGACCCGGCCCGGCCGATTGCCGGGCTGGCCGACTCCAAAGTGCTGAGCGAATCCAGGCGCGATGCCCTGGCCATCCTCATCAAGCGCGATGCGCTGGCCTGGTGCATTGCCAGTGCCAGCGTGGAGGAAATCGACAAGATCAACATCCTGCAAGCCACCATGCTGGCCATGAGCCGGGCGGTGGCCGGGCTGGCGGTAAGGCCGGGCAAGGTGTTGATTGACGGCAACCGCGTGCCAAAGCAGATTGCCCTGCCAGCCGAAGCCATCGTCAAGGGCGATGCCAAGGTGCAGGCCATTTCCGCCGCCTCCATCCTGGCCAAGACCGCGCGCGATGCCGAACTGGTGGCGCTGGACGCGCAATACCCGCAATACGGTTTTGCCCGCCACAAGGGCTATCCCACCGCCGAGCATCTGGCCGCGCTGGAGCAGTACGGCGCACTGGCCGAGCACCGCAAATCCTTCGGCCCGGTCAAAGCCTGGCTGGCCCGCCAGCAAGGGCAGCTATTCTAG
- the lpxB gene encoding lipid-A-disaccharide synthase — translation MSEPLFKRKGALKVAMVAGEASGDLLAAHLMDALQARHADIEFAGIGGPRMEARGFTSMVPQEKLAVRGYAEVLRSLPELLRIRRNLREQLQAEKPDVFIGVDAPDFNLALETALKKQGIATIHYVSPSVWAWRLERIYKIGRAVNRVLCLFPMEPALYQQAKVRADFVGHPLASEIPMQPDQLAMREQLGLPRQGPVFTLMPGSRKSELEFMAPLYIEAARLLLRDYPDATFLVPLATRATMDLFDRMLTQHKAWDLPLRKLFGHAQMAMIASDVVLVTSGTATLEVALTKRPMVISYKLSWLTYLLVKRKIKLPYVGLPNILCGRFVVPELLQKDATAPKLAAEVKRLYEDKDARAEVLQTFGDLHQSLLADTAALAATAVLQEAGCQPQPA, via the coding sequence ATGTCTGAACCCTTGTTCAAACGCAAAGGCGCGCTCAAGGTGGCCATGGTGGCCGGTGAGGCCTCCGGCGACCTGTTGGCCGCCCATCTGATGGATGCCTTGCAGGCCCGTCATGCCGATATCGAATTTGCCGGTATCGGCGGCCCGCGTATGGAAGCGCGCGGCTTCACCTCCATGGTGCCGCAGGAAAAACTGGCGGTGCGCGGTTACGCCGAAGTGCTGCGCAGCCTGCCGGAGCTGCTGCGCATCCGGCGCAATCTGCGCGAACAGTTGCAAGCGGAGAAGCCGGATGTCTTTATCGGGGTGGATGCGCCGGACTTCAATCTGGCGCTGGAAACCGCGCTGAAGAAGCAGGGCATTGCCACCATCCATTACGTCAGCCCCTCGGTGTGGGCATGGCGGCTGGAACGCATCTACAAGATAGGCCGCGCCGTCAATCGCGTGCTGTGCCTGTTCCCGATGGAGCCGGCCTTGTATCAACAGGCCAAAGTGCGGGCTGATTTTGTCGGCCACCCGCTGGCCAGCGAAATTCCCATGCAGCCGGATCAACTGGCCATGCGCGAACAACTGGGTCTGCCACGTCAGGGGCCGGTGTTCACCCTGATGCCGGGCAGTCGCAAAAGCGAGCTGGAATTCATGGCACCGCTGTATATCGAAGCGGCCCGCCTGCTGCTGCGCGATTATCCCGATGCCACCTTTCTGGTGCCTTTGGCCACCCGTGCCACCATGGACCTGTTCGATCGCATGCTGACACAGCACAAGGCCTGGGACTTGCCGCTGCGCAAGCTGTTTGGCCATGCGCAAATGGCGATGATTGCCAGCGACGTGGTGCTTGTTACCAGTGGCACGGCCACGCTGGAAGTGGCGCTTACCAAGCGGCCGATGGTGATCAGCTACAAGCTGTCCTGGCTCACTTATCTGCTGGTCAAGCGCAAGATCAAGCTGCCCTATGTGGGACTGCCCAACATCCTGTGTGGCCGCTTTGTAGTGCCGGAGCTGCTGCAGAAAGATGCCACCGCGCCAAAGCTGGCGGCTGAGGTCAAGCGCCTGTACGAGGACAAGGACGCACGGGCCGAGGTGCTGCAGACTTTTGGCGATCTGCATCAGTCGCTGCTGGCCGATACGGCGGCACTGGCGGCCACGGCGGTATTGCAGGAAGCGGGATGTCAGCCGCAGCCGGCATGA
- the lpxA gene encoding acyl-ACP--UDP-N-acetylglucosamine O-acyltransferase — translation MAIHPTAIVDPKANIAADVEIGAYSIIGADVSIDSGTWVGPHVVIEGHTSIGKNNRIFQFSSLGAIPQDKKYAGEPTRLEIGDNNTIREFCTFNIGTAQDVGVTRLGNNNWIMAYVHLGHDCQIGNNTIFANNATLGGHVHIGDWVILGGFTSVHQFAIIGDHAMTAFASAVAQDVPPYVMAHGNRAVPAGINAEGLKRRGFTPEQIRRVRNAYKALYRQGLQYDAAKEAILAEAQQGHAELEPFTRFFAQSERGIIR, via the coding sequence ATGGCCATTCATCCGACCGCGATTGTCGATCCCAAGGCAAATATTGCTGCTGATGTTGAAATCGGAGCCTATTCCATCATCGGTGCTGATGTCAGCATCGATAGCGGCACCTGGGTGGGGCCGCATGTGGTGATTGAAGGGCATACCAGCATCGGCAAGAACAACCGTATCTTCCAGTTCAGCTCGCTGGGTGCCATCCCGCAGGACAAGAAGTACGCCGGAGAGCCTACCCGGCTGGAAATCGGCGACAACAACACCATCCGCGAATTCTGCACCTTCAATATCGGTACCGCGCAGGATGTGGGCGTGACCCGTCTGGGCAACAACAACTGGATCATGGCCTATGTGCATCTGGGGCATGACTGCCAGATTGGCAACAACACCATTTTTGCCAACAACGCCACGCTGGGCGGCCATGTGCATATCGGTGACTGGGTGATTCTGGGTGGTTTCACCAGCGTTCACCAGTTTGCCATTATTGGCGATCACGCCATGACCGCCTTTGCCAGCGCAGTGGCGCAGGATGTGCCGCCCTATGTGATGGCACATGGTAATCGTGCGGTGCCGGCTGGCATCAATGCCGAGGGCCTGAAGCGCCGTGGCTTCACCCCGGAGCAGATCCGCCGGGTGCGCAATGCCTACAAGGCGCTGTACCGCCAGGGCTTGCAGTACGACGCGGCCAAGGAGGCCATTCTGGCCGAAGCCCAGCAAGGCCATGCCGAGCTGGAGCCGTTTACCCGCTTCTTTGCCCAGTCTGAGCGAGGCATCATCCGCTAA